From the genome of Thiovibrio frasassiensis:
TTTCAACCGGAAACCCACCCCAAGGGCATTCTCTTTGCCGTCCTCACCGGGGTGGCCGGAATGCTCGGCACCCTGTTTTTCTTCATCGCCGCCAGCAGGGGCAAGATCTCGGTGGTGGTGAGCATGACCGCCCTCTACCCCATCATCACCATCATCATTGCCGCCATCTTCCTGCGCGAACCCGTCACCGCCAAACAGGTTATGGGCATGGTCTGCGCCGTGACCGCGATTTTTCTCTTAACCAGCTAAAAGATCGGGCCCAAGGCAGAGTGAATCTCCCTTAAGCCCCTTGCACACCCCGGATCTGCAGCGACAAAATTCGGCCGTTCACTCCTCCTGCCAGACCACCACCCGGTTACGCCCCTCTTTCTTTGCCCGGTACAAGGCCTTATCGGCCCGCCGGATCAAACGCTCCTTATCGGTGCCGTGGTCGGGATAGACGGCAAGCCCCAGGGACAAGGTGATCCGCACCGGACCACTCTCATGGGGCAGCACCATTTTTTCGATCTCCTGCCGGATACGCTCGGCCATCTGGTGCCCCCCCTGCTCGCCGGATCCCTCCAAAACAAGAACAAACTCCTCGCCGCCGTAACGGCCGGCCAGATCCACGCTGCGCGCCGCCCGCCGGAGGATCCCGGCCACCTCCTTGAGCACCTTGTCGCCAAAGGGATGGCCATAGCTGTCATTGATCTTCTTGAAGTGGTCGATATCGCAGAGCAACAGGCTCAAGGCCCCGGCCCGCCGCTCTTCCCGAACCAGCATCACGTCAAAGCCGTGCTGAAAGGTACGGTGATTGATCAGGCCGGTGAGGCCGTCGATGGTGGCCAGACGGTTGATTTCCTCATGGGCCTGCCCCAGATCGACCTTGACCGCGACCTGGGCGGCAATCAGCTCCAGAATCTCCTGCCGGGGCTTGGTGAAAACGTCGGCTTTTTTCACCGCCACGGTGAGCGCGCCGGTCGCCTCCCCCTTCTCTTTTTGCAGGGGCAGGACCAGCAGCGAATGGTAGCCGGTGAGGAGATGGTCGTGCCCGAAAACCTGGGTCGGCCCGTGACACTGGGCCTTGGCCGGCAAAGGCCGGTTGATCTTGAGCACCTGGCCCACCAACCCCTCTTCCCTGGCAAATTCACGGCCCAGGAGGAGCTCGCTCCCTTCGCCTTCGGCCAGGGCCACGCAATGGCTGTTGCCTTGAACCAGGCTGATGGAGATGAAATCCGCCCCCACCAAGGTCCGCACCGCCTTGATGGTTGCGGCCAGAACCTGTTCAAGGGCCAGGGCCCCATTCAACTCGCGCATGGCAAGACAAACGCGCTGGATGGCGCTGCGCTCGCGGGCCATGGCCTGAAACTGCCTGCCCATGTTCACATCAAGGGCAAGCTTCCGGCCACACAGGATCATGATCGTTTTTTCCTGCTCGGTCCAGGGTTCCTGACCGGGTCGATCCCCACAGAGAACCGGAGCGATCTTCTTATCGTCAAATCCGAGCCATTCCTCGGCGTCATCGGGGAGACGGACGGCGAGAACCCCACCCACCTCAAGCTGCTTCAGGTAATAGGGCACCCCCAAGGAAGGGGTGGCCGGGGCGAGACTCACCAGTTCCTCCGCCCCCATCAACGCCCCGGTAATGCCCGCCCCGATCCGGAACGGCCCGGGGGCTATATCTTTTCGGGTGGTGGCGATACTGCGCAGCCGGTATTCCTGGCCCTCGGGGTCCGGCCAAAGCAGGGCCACCGTTGACAAGGCCAGGGTCTGGCGGATGAGTTCGAGTTGCAGATCAAAGGCGGCGGTGATGGTTTCAACGGCGGGCTGACTGCCGGCCTCGGGGTCTTCGATGAGATCGTAATCCGGCAACACATTGAGAATATCGGGCAGCTCGTCGAAGAGACCAAGATCCCGGGCATACTGCCGGCTGGCGGTATCCCTTTTTGCCCGGATCAGGGCCTTTCGCATCCGCTGCCGGTAGGCCTTGCTGCTCATAAAGGCGCTGATGCCCAGTCCGGCGGCACCATAGGCAAGCAGATTCCCCGCCAATCCGGCGAGTTCCTGAAAATCAAAAGCCCACAACCCCACCTCCATCCCGAGCACCGCCACAAAAGGGACAAGCAGGGCCTGCAGGGGAAAACTGATCACCAGCCAGCCGATGAGCCCGACCGGGAGCAGGATCAGCTGGGGAGCAACCGAGACGAAACTGCGGAAAACAATCCAGACGCCGACAACCCAGAGCAAAGGCCCGGCAGTGCCGAAAAAAGAAAATTCCGTGGGAGAATCCCCTCCGCCTTGCCGCATCTCCAGGAGGGAAAAGAGCAGAACCAACCCGGCCAGACTCCAGGCAAAGACGGCGAAGTCTGCGGTCGGCTCATAGAGCCCCAAGGCCACCGTCCAGACCCCCAACAGCCCGAGCGCGAACCCAGCCCGCCGGACGGTGATGCCGGTTCCGCGGTTCACTTGGCGGCGACCTCTTGCCATACTCCCCCCTGGGTTTCTCAGCCGCGGAGCCCGGCTCGTCTTGGGCCGTGGGACTTGCCGACTCTGCGAAGAAATTGTTTGATTGCCTGAAAATAGAGCTTCCCGGTCCGCTCCAGGATATTGTTGTGATCGGCGCCGGGAATCATCTGAAATTCCTTACTCCGCGCCCCGCACAGGCTCTGCAGCTCTTCGGCCTGGATGAGGGGGATGATCTGATCATGCTGGGCATGGAGGATGTAGGTGGGTTTTTGCACCTGACAAATTTTTTCCAGATTGCCGAAGCCGTCCGCCTCATCAATGGAGAGCGCTTGCACATCAAGGCCGATGGTGCGCAAAAGGGGCAGGGTCTGGGCAATGCCACTCTCGACAATGAGCCCGGCAATCACCTCTTCCGAAGAGGCCAGCTCAATGGCCGAGACGCTGCCCAGGGATCGGCCCATCGCCACGAGATGACCGGTGCACCCCTGTTCGGCCAACCAGGCCGTCACCCAGGTTAACACACTATGCGCATCCCGGATCATCGCGCTCACGGTAGGGGTGCCGGTGCTCCGCCCGTAGCCCCGATAGTCAACGGCCAGGAAGTTGATCCCCTGCTCCGTATAGCGGGGGCCGACCTCGTCATAATCGGAAACCACCTCGCCATTGCCGTGAAAAAAAAGAAGATTGACCGCGGCCGGGTCGGGGCTCAGAAAAAATCTGGCCCCGAGCGTTACGCCCGGTTCCACCTCTATCTCGTGATCCTGGGCCCCGGCCGGCAACGGGGTCGTCCCCTGGCGGGGATACAATAAGGCCGCCAATACCTCGGGACGGTCAAGTTTTTCGTATGTTCGTCTCTGCTCCATCTTCTCCCCTTTGCTTGGGCCAAACCCGTTTCCGATCTTCCGCAGGATGACCCGCACGACCATCTTTTCAACTATACCCATTCAGAATATCAATATCTACCTAATTTCCCTTACTTTTTCTTTTCAAAACCCTCCTTGCCTTCCCGGACAGGAAAAGAGTTTGCGCAGAACCGGCAGGATGTTTATGGTACAGGAAATTCTTAACAGGAGTGAAGCAAATGGCCCTCATCAGCATCGACCGAACAAAATGCAAAAAAGACGGGATCTGCGTGGCGGAATGCCCTTTCAGTCTGATTGCCCTGACAGGAGAAGAGGGTTTCCCGGAGATCCGCCCGGCGGCGGCACGCCTCTGCATCCAGTGCGGACACTGTGTGGCGGTGTGCCCCCATGATGCCTTAAGCCTGACCTCCATGCACCAGGATGACTTCCTGCCCATGGGCTTCGGCTCTCCCCCCACCCTCAAGAAAATCGGCCAGCTTCTCTCCAGCCGGCGCTCCATCCGGACTTACCAGCAGCAGCCGGTTCTCCGGCCCCATATCGAACAGCTGCTCGATATCTGTCGCTGGGCTCCGTCCGCCAAAAATAAACAGCCGGTACACTGGCTGGTGGTGGAAAATCCCGAGGAGATGCGCCGTCTGGCCGGGCTGGTCGTGGACTGGCTGAGGACCGGTACCACCTATCCCGGCATCGTCGCCGCCTGGGACCAGGGCAAGGACATGGTCCTGCGCAGCGCCCCCCACCTGCTGATGGCCCACGCCCATGAGGACAGTCTCAAACCGGAAATCGACTGCACCATCGCCCTGAGCTATTTTGAGATAGCCGCAACCAGCGGGGGCATCGGCACCTGCTGGGCCGGCATCCTGATGAGCGCCGCGGCAGCCGGCTACCAGCCCCTGCTCGACGCCCTGGGACTGCCCGAGGGCCACCGCCCGTATGGGGCGATGATCTTCGGCTACCCGAGATTTCCGTACTTTAAAATCCCGCCCAGAAAAGAGGCCCGGGTCATCTGGCGCTCCTAATCCACCCGCACCCCAAGAGGAAAGACATGGACAGCTCTGCCGAGAAAAAAAAGCCCAACCCGGAGCGGGTCGCCATCCTCCGCTCCCTGCCCCTGGAGATCAAGAGCCGGATCACCGGGGAAGAGGCCCAGGCCTTCATGTACGATGAGGATCTGCCGGAATCCCTTCTGGAAAAACTGAAGGACTATCTGGAATAAAATTCTCCAGGCCAAGTAACCGGAGATCCGGTTACTTGGCCTGACAACACTTCTTGTACTTCTTGCCGCTGCCGCAGGGACAGGGTTCGTTGCGCCCGATCTTTTCGCTGGTAACAGGAACCCGACCCGGATTCACCTTGCCGTCCACGTACAACCACTGCCCATCTTCGCAGACAAACTCGGCCCGTTCATGCAAGCGGTGGTCCTGGCCATTCCCGGAAAAGTTGGCGACAAACTCCACCACTCCGGTCTGCTCGCCTGCGGTGCCGCCCTCAGTTGCCAACACCTCGATCCCGTGCCAGACAAACCCTTCCTGATCGTCCAGATCAAGCTCGGTCGGCCGGGTTTTCCGGTGCCAGGAGCGCAGGAGATAGGGAACATCCTGCACGGCAAAGCCGGTATAGCGTGAACGCATCAGCGCCTCGGCGGTGGGGGCGAGCCCGCCTTTCAGATACGGCTCGCAGCATTCAGCAAACTTCAAGCCCGAGCCGCAGGGGCACAGGTCTTTCTTCTTCTTTTCGCTCATCCCGACACCTTCCTAAAAGTATATTTAATAATCCCGATCCGGGAATCCTTGCACATCCCCTCCGGACTGTGCCACAATATATCTATTCGCCCCTCCCTTCAACCTCCTTCTGAGGTACCCGCCATGAAAACGAAATCCTACCTCATCGTCGGCAACGGCGTCGCCGGAACCACCGCCGCCGAATCCATCCGCCAGCAGGACCCCAAAGGGAGCATCACCATCCTCAGCGAAGAGGATCTCCCCTTTTATTATCGGATCCGGCTCAACGAATTCATCGCTGGGGATGTGACCGAAGAAAAGCTCATCGCCAAGAAAAAAAAATGGTACGAGGAGCAACGGATCACCCTGCGGATCAACACCCGGATCACTGGCCTCGATGCTCTGAACAAACGGCTGACCAGCGAAAGCGGGGAAAAGCTCCCCTTTGACCGGTTGCTTCTGGCCACGGGCAGCCACTCCTTCCTGCCCCCCATCAGCGGCATCGACCAACAGGGGGTGTTTTCCCTCCGCCACATCAAGGATGCCCGGGCCATCCTGGCCCAGGCGGGAAAAAGCGCAGAGGTGATCCTCATCGGCGGCGGGCTGCTCGGCCTTGAGGCGGGCAATGCCCTGCGCAAATTGGGCAAGAAGGTAACGGTGGTGGAATTTTTCCCGCGCCTCCTGCCCCGGCAACTGGACAGCAAGGGGGGTGCCCGGCTGCAAAAACTCATGGAGAAGATGGGCTTTTCCTTCCGCCTCTCGGCTATGACCAAGACCATCACCGGCAGCAATGGCCAGGCAGACGGCATTGTCCTTGAAGGCGGCGAGACCGTGCGCGGCCAGATGGTCATCGTCTCTGCCGGAGTAAGGCCAAATCTGGAATTAGCCAAAGCTGGAGAGCTTATCTGCGACAAGGGGGTCATCGTAAATGACCGCCTGGAAACCAGCGGGAACGGAATCTATGCGGCGGGCGATGTGGCCGAGCACCGGGGAGTGGTCTCCGGCATCTGGCCTGCGGCCATGCAGCAGGGTAAGGTGGCGGGGGCCAACATAGCGGGCGGCGAGGCGCAATACAACGGCACCACCATGAGCAACATCCTCAAGGTGGCCGGCATCGACGTCGCCGCCGCCGGCAACATCGATGCGGAAGGGAGATTTGAGTCGCAGGTGATATCCTCCGATACCGTTTACAAGAAGCTGGTCATTGAGAACAACCGGGCCATCGGCTGCATCATGGTGGGGGATACCAAGAATTTCAATAGCATCAGCCGCTATATTTCGGAACAACGGGATATCGCCACCCTGAAGAATAGCCTATTGTAACCGGAGAGTCTTCAACACCCTTACGGATGCACGCAAAGATCAGCGGGCGGCTCGGGGACAAAGATGGGAGGCGGACAGTATTCGCAGGCAGAGTCGTCATCTTTCCTATCAACAAGCTTCCAGGTTTTCAGCAGGATGAGCTCGCCATGCGATTTTTTGCACTCCTCGCAAACCCAAAGTTCCTTGTCGTCTTTCATCTGATATTTAAACCGTTTCATTGCTGCTCCGTGCTCGTATAGGTTATTCCCCTCAAGCCGCATGATAACAGCAATTGAGCACATATCCAACGGGCTTTTCTGCCACAGAGGATTAGCGACGAAAGAACAGGGAGATTTTTTTCTCATACCCCGTTTTCCGTTCTCGCCCCTGAGCCGGCACTGAAAATAGTCAGCAGCCTCCGATACGGTCCATTGGCCACGGCCAGCTCCGCATGACTCCCCTGCTCGATAATCTTGCCCCCAGCCATAACCAGAATATGATCGGCCCTGCGGATGGTGGAAAGCCTATGGGCGATGACGATGTTGGTCCGCCCGGCAAAGGTTGCCTCAATGGCGCGTTCGGTGAGCATCTCGCTTTCCGGGTCCACGCTGGCGGTGGCCTCGTCCAGCACCAGAATGCGCGGTTCCCTGGCGAGAATCCTGGCAAAGGCCAGCAATTGGCGCTGCCCGGCGGAGAAGTCGGCCCCACCCTCGCCCACTCTGGTGGCAAGCCCCTCGGGCAACTGGCGGACAAAGCGGGCCAGTTGCGCTTTTTCGAGGATCTGCCACAACGCCGCGTCGCTTTTTTCTCCATCGAGCAGGATATTCTCCCGGATGGTCCCCGGCATGATCAGCACATCCTGCATCACCAGCCCCACCTGGCTTCGCAACCAGTTCGGATCGAGATCGCGCAGATCGACGCCGTCCAGGAGAATCTCGCCCGCATCCGGATCGTAGAACCGTTCCAACAGGCTGATGATCGTGGTCTTGCCGCTGCCGGTGGCGCCGACGATGGCCAGGGTCTGGCCGGGTGGAATTTTTAAGGAGAAACGGTCCAGCACCGGATGCTCGGGCTCGTAACCGAAACGCACCTCCTTAAACTCGATCTCGCCCTTACCCGAGGCAGGCCGCAAGGGCTTAGCTGCCAAGGGCAGGGTCTCACGGGAGTCGAGGAGCTGAAAGATCCGTTCCGCCGAGGCCAGGGCCGACTGGACGATGGAATACTTCTGGGAAAGCTCGCGCATGGGCTGAAAAAAGAGGCGCATATAGGAAAGAAAGGCCACCAGCATGCCGATGGTCATCTTTCCTCCCATGACCTGGCTGCCGCCGTACCAGAGGATGGTGCCGATGCTCAGGGCACTCATCAATTCGGTAAGGGGCATGAACACGGCAAACACCCGGATCTGATAGAGGGCCTTCGCAAAAAAGACCTGGTTCAACTGGGAAAATTGCCCCTGGCTGGATTCCTCCCGCCGGAACAATTGAATAAGCGCCACGCCGGAGAGGGATTCCTGCAAGAAGGAGTTAATCTTGGCCAGATGGGTGCGGATCTGCCGGAAGGCGTCGCGGGCCAAACGGCTGAACCAGAGGGTATTGCCCACCATCAGCGGGAGGAGCAGGCAGATGGCCAGGGCCAGGTGCCAGTTCATCCAAAACAAAACCCCCAGGATGCCCAAGAGCTTGATCCCGTCGTTGAACAGGGTGACGATGACCGAGGTGAACATCTCGTGCATGTTCTGGATATCGTTGGTCAGCCGGGTTACCAGGCGGCCGGCCGGGTTGCGGTGAAAAAATTTCAGGTCCAGGCGGAGGAGATGGACAAACATCATCTGCCGGGTCCGGTGCATAATCCTCTGCCCGGTCCATTCCAGGATCAGGACCTGGACAAAATTGCCGAGAAACTCAAAGACCATGAGAGCGCAAAAGGCCAGGGCCAGGTGCTTGAGCCCCGCAAGACGCGTGGCCGGGGCTGGTCCTGTATTGAGGATGAAATCATCCACGGCCAAGCGGATCAGATAGGGCAGGGAAAGGCCGCAGCCCACCACGACCAGGGAAAGCAGCACGGCCAACAAGGCCCCAAGCCAGTAAGGCCTGCCGAGAAAGACGATCCGCCGCCAGAGACTGAGATCGGTGAACTTGCCCAGCTGATCTTCTTCGAAATATCCGTAATTATCCCGCAAAGTTACAAGTCCTTTTCCCGGTAAAGCATCTGTTGCTGGTGATACATGGTGCGGTAAAAAGGGCTTGTGCCCAGTAACTCGGCATGCTTGCCCTGGGCCAGGAGCCGCCCTTCCTCCAACACCATAATCCGGGCCGCATCCCGTAAGGGGGCGATGCGGTGGGAAACGATGAGACAGGTCCGCCCCGGCAGATAGTCGGCCAAGCCGGCGATAATCTCCTGCTCGGTTTCCAAATCGACGGCGGATAAGCTGTCATCAATGATCAGCAAGGGACGGTCAAGGAGAATGGCCCGGGCCAGGGCGATGCGCTGGCGCTGGCCGCCGGAGAGCTTGACGCCCTTTTCACCGATCCGGGTCTGATACCCCTCGCTGAAACCGAGGATCTCCTGATGAATCCGGCAGATCCGGGCCGCCGTCTCGATCTGTTCCTGGCTGGCCGCCGGATTGCCGAAACCGATGTTTGCGGCCACGGTATCGGAAAAGAGGAGGACATCCTGGGGCACATACCCAACCCGCTCCCGTACTGCGTCGAGAGACAACCGGTTCACATCAATACCGTTGAGAAAAATTTCCCCATCCGCCACGGGATACTGCCGGGCGAGAAGATGACAGAGGGTGGATTTCCCCGAGCCGCTGCGCCCGACCAGCCCGACAATCTCCCCGGCGCCAATGACGCAGCTCACTCCGGCCAGGGCCGGTTGTTCCTGCCCCTCGTAGTGAAAATGGAGATTGCGCAGGCTGATCTCCGTCGGCCCAGGCGGAAAGGCAACCGGCTGCGGTGCGTCCTCCAAAGTGGGAGTCGCCCGCATCACCTCGTCAAGGCGGGTCAAGGAAGTCACGCCGCGCTGGAAAAGATTGGTCACCCAGCCCACCGCCATCATCGGCCAGGTCAGCAGATAGAGATAGGAAATAAAGGCAACAAAATCACCCACCGTGATCACCCCGGTAATCACCAGACGCCCGCCGAAAAAGATCACCAGGAGCAGACTGGTATTGCCCACCAGCCCGGAGATGGGAAAGAGGGTGCCATGCACCCTGGCCAAGCGGATGTTGTCCTGCTGGTACTGGCGGCCGAGGCGGTCGAAGACCTCGGCCTGCGATTTCTCCTGGGTGTAGGCCTTGAGCAAGCGAATGCTGGCAATGGTGCTGCGGGCACATTCGGTGAGGTGGGAAAACTGCTCCTGCACCTTGAGAAAACGGCGATGGAGCCTGGCGGAGAGTATTTTGGTCAGCAAGGCCAGCAGCGGCATGGGGAGGACGGCGATCAGGGTGAGGCGCGGGCTGATATAGGCCATGCAACCCAGGGCGGCGGTGCCCATGATCGCGGCATCGACGCTGGCGACCAGACCCATGCCCCCGGCAAGCTGTACCGCGGCAAGATCGTTGGTGGCCAGGGCCATGATCGCACCCACCGGTTTTTTCTGAAAAAAAGGCCGGTCCAGGGTGAGCAGATGCTTGAAAAAATCATCGCGCAGATCACGCTCCACCAGCCGAGAAAAGCCCAGAATCAGATAGCGCCAAACAAAACGGCAACCGGCAATGCCCAGGGCCAACAGGAAGATAGCCACGGCGCTTTGGGCCAAGGCGAGTTGACTGGCCGTGCCGTGGGCGAGGAGATCCACCGCCCGTTTTACCAACCGGGGGATGCCCAGTTGGAGAAGATCAACGGTCAGCAGGGCAAGAAGCCCGCCGATGAGGCGGGAGGAATATCGCCGGACAAAGGGTTTGACAAGCCCCAAGGACGACGCAGCTCTACCCCCCGGCGCATTCCCCTCCACCACGGTGCGCCTCATTTGCTCCCCATCCTCCACACCCCGTCCCAGGCAAGGGGCGGATTATCCAGCAGTTCTCGGCAGCGGGCGGCATAGCGGGCGGACACACCATCGTCTGCCGCAAGCTCCTGAAACGCTGCCCGGGCTTCGGAGATTTCGCCCCGATAGTACCGGGCCAGGGCTGCAGCAAACCGGCTGATCCGTTCAGCCTTCCCTGCATCCTGCAAAGCAAGGGGTTCAAACACCGTAATGGGCTCCTTCCTGCCCACCACCCCGACCCGTCCGATCTCCCGGACCTGCAGCTCGCCGGGCAACTGGTTCCGGCACGCCTCGGAGATGAGAATCTCGGTACCGAACTCCTTGTTCACCCCCTCCAGGCGGGCCGCGACATTGGCGCTGTCCCCCAGGATGGAGTAATCGAAGCGCTGGCTCGAACCGAGGTTTCCCACCACCACCGAGCCGGTGTTGATCCCGATCCGCATGAAGAGGTCGCAGCCGAAGCGCGCCTTGAAATCGGGGCGCAACCCGGCCAGCCGCTCCTGGCAGTGCAGAGCACTCCGCACCGCACGCGCGGCATGATCATTTTGCGTAAGCGGCGCGTTCCAGAAGGCGATGATGGCATCCCCCTCATACTTGTCGATGGTCCCGCCCGATGCCAAAATGATATCGGTCATGGCGGAGAGATACTCGTTGAGCAAGAGGGTGAGCCGCTCCGGATCCAGTCGCTCCGACATGGTGGTGAAGCCGGCGAGATCCGAAAAGAAGATGGAGAGCTCCCGCTTCTCGCCGCCCAGCCGCAGCAGCGCTGGGTTGCTCACCAGTTGCTCGATCACGGTGGGATGAAGATACTGGCTGAAAGCCCGCTTGATATAGCGTTTCTTCCGCCCCTCGGTGGCGAGATTAAAAACCACCCCGCTGATCAGGGCAAGCAAGACCGCCGTGGTCTGAACAGCAACGGGCAACCAAACCCCTAAGCCATAGGCAATAAACCCAGAGAGCAAAGGCAGAGGCAGAAAAATGACAAAAGCCAGGGATGATTGCCAGGCATTGCGGCAGAAGAGGATGGAGAGCGAGGCCAGCACCCCGAAAAACAGGGTCAGGGATGCAGCCAGCCACACCGGACTGTCGCGGAGAAAATCCTGGGAGAGGAGATTGTCCAGCATGGTGGCGTGGATCTCCACCCCCGGATAGACCCCATCGGTGGGAGTGGCCCGGAGGTCGTAGAGTCCCGGGGCGGTCATGCCAAAAAAGACGTAGGCGTCCTTGAAGTCGGCCGGATCGACAACCGGGGCTTCCCCGGCCTCGAGCTGCAGCTCCGACTGCACCACGGCGGCCAGGGAGATGGTTTTGATGGTGCCGGATGGCCCCCGAAAATTGAGAATGGAGTGTCCGGTCGCATCAATGGGTACCGCAAGTTCCCCAA
Proteins encoded in this window:
- a CDS encoding EamA family transporter, which gives rise to MESWLIPAFTALIIYGLWGFFPKLAVSYINPASALVFEVAGAMLVGLSALLWVGFQPETHPKGILFAVLTGVAGMLGTLFFFIAASRGKISVVVSMTALYPIITIIIAAIFLREPVTAKQVMGMVCAVTAIFLLTS
- a CDS encoding sensor domain-containing diguanylate cyclase — its product is MARGRRQVNRGTGITVRRAGFALGLLGVWTVALGLYEPTADFAVFAWSLAGLVLLFSLLEMRQGGGDSPTEFSFFGTAGPLLWVVGVWIVFRSFVSVAPQLILLPVGLIGWLVISFPLQALLVPFVAVLGMEVGLWAFDFQELAGLAGNLLAYGAAGLGISAFMSSKAYRQRMRKALIRAKRDTASRQYARDLGLFDELPDILNVLPDYDLIEDPEAGSQPAVETITAAFDLQLELIRQTLALSTVALLWPDPEGQEYRLRSIATTRKDIAPGPFRIGAGITGALMGAEELVSLAPATPSLGVPYYLKQLEVGGVLAVRLPDDAEEWLGFDDKKIAPVLCGDRPGQEPWTEQEKTIMILCGRKLALDVNMGRQFQAMARERSAIQRVCLAMRELNGALALEQVLAATIKAVRTLVGADFISISLVQGNSHCVALAEGEGSELLLGREFAREEGLVGQVLKINRPLPAKAQCHGPTQVFGHDHLLTGYHSLLVLPLQKEKGEATGALTVAVKKADVFTKPRQEILELIAAQVAVKVDLGQAHEEINRLATIDGLTGLINHRTFQHGFDVMLVREERRAGALSLLLCDIDHFKKINDSYGHPFGDKVLKEVAGILRRAARSVDLAGRYGGEEFVLVLEGSGEQGGHQMAERIRQEIEKMVLPHESGPVRITLSLGLAVYPDHGTDKERLIRRADKALYRAKKEGRNRVVVWQEE
- a CDS encoding alpha/beta hydrolase; its protein translation is MGIVEKMVVRVILRKIGNGFGPSKGEKMEQRRTYEKLDRPEVLAALLYPRQGTTPLPAGAQDHEIEVEPGVTLGARFFLSPDPAAVNLLFFHGNGEVVSDYDEVGPRYTEQGINFLAVDYRGYGRSTGTPTVSAMIRDAHSVLTWVTAWLAEQGCTGHLVAMGRSLGSVSAIELASSEEVIAGLIVESGIAQTLPLLRTIGLDVQALSIDEADGFGNLEKICQVQKPTYILHAQHDQIIPLIQAEELQSLCGARSKEFQMIPGADHNNILERTGKLYFQAIKQFLRRVGKSHGPRRAGLRG
- a CDS encoding nitroreductase family protein, producing the protein MALISIDRTKCKKDGICVAECPFSLIALTGEEGFPEIRPAAARLCIQCGHCVAVCPHDALSLTSMHQDDFLPMGFGSPPTLKKIGQLLSSRRSIRTYQQQPVLRPHIEQLLDICRWAPSAKNKQPVHWLVVENPEEMRRLAGLVVDWLRTGTTYPGIVAAWDQGKDMVLRSAPHLLMAHAHEDSLKPEIDCTIALSYFEIAATSGGIGTCWAGILMSAAAAGYQPLLDALGLPEGHRPYGAMIFGYPRFPYFKIPPRKEARVIWRS
- a CDS encoding YchJ family protein gives rise to the protein MSEKKKKDLCPCGSGLKFAECCEPYLKGGLAPTAEALMRSRYTGFAVQDVPYLLRSWHRKTRPTELDLDDQEGFVWHGIEVLATEGGTAGEQTGVVEFVANFSGNGQDHRLHERAEFVCEDGQWLYVDGKVNPGRVPVTSEKIGRNEPCPCGSGKKYKKCCQAK
- a CDS encoding NAD(P)/FAD-dependent oxidoreductase, whose protein sequence is MKTKSYLIVGNGVAGTTAAESIRQQDPKGSITILSEEDLPFYYRIRLNEFIAGDVTEEKLIAKKKKWYEEQRITLRINTRITGLDALNKRLTSESGEKLPFDRLLLATGSHSFLPPISGIDQQGVFSLRHIKDARAILAQAGKSAEVILIGGGLLGLEAGNALRKLGKKVTVVEFFPRLLPRQLDSKGGARLQKLMEKMGFSFRLSAMTKTITGSNGQADGIVLEGGETVRGQMVIVSAGVRPNLELAKAGELICDKGVIVNDRLETSGNGIYAAGDVAEHRGVVSGIWPAAMQQGKVAGANIAGGEAQYNGTTMSNILKVAGIDVAAAGNIDAEGRFESQVISSDTVYKKLVIENNRAIGCIMVGDTKNFNSISRYISEQRDIATLKNSLL
- a CDS encoding ABC transporter ATP-binding protein — its product is MRDNYGYFEEDQLGKFTDLSLWRRIVFLGRPYWLGALLAVLLSLVVVGCGLSLPYLIRLAVDDFILNTGPAPATRLAGLKHLALAFCALMVFEFLGNFVQVLILEWTGQRIMHRTRQMMFVHLLRLDLKFFHRNPAGRLVTRLTNDIQNMHEMFTSVIVTLFNDGIKLLGILGVLFWMNWHLALAICLLLPLMVGNTLWFSRLARDAFRQIRTHLAKINSFLQESLSGVALIQLFRREESSQGQFSQLNQVFFAKALYQIRVFAVFMPLTELMSALSIGTILWYGGSQVMGGKMTIGMLVAFLSYMRLFFQPMRELSQKYSIVQSALASAERIFQLLDSRETLPLAAKPLRPASGKGEIEFKEVRFGYEPEHPVLDRFSLKIPPGQTLAIVGATGSGKTTIISLLERFYDPDAGEILLDGVDLRDLDPNWLRSQVGLVMQDVLIMPGTIRENILLDGEKSDAALWQILEKAQLARFVRQLPEGLATRVGEGGADFSAGQRQLLAFARILAREPRILVLDEATASVDPESEMLTERAIEATFAGRTNIVIAHRLSTIRRADHILVMAGGKIIEQGSHAELAVANGPYRRLLTIFSAGSGARTENGV
- a CDS encoding ABC transporter ATP-binding protein — protein: MRRTVVEGNAPGGRAASSLGLVKPFVRRYSSRLIGGLLALLTVDLLQLGIPRLVKRAVDLLAHGTASQLALAQSAVAIFLLALGIAGCRFVWRYLILGFSRLVERDLRDDFFKHLLTLDRPFFQKKPVGAIMALATNDLAAVQLAGGMGLVASVDAAIMGTAALGCMAYISPRLTLIAVLPMPLLALLTKILSARLHRRFLKVQEQFSHLTECARSTIASIRLLKAYTQEKSQAEVFDRLGRQYQQDNIRLARVHGTLFPISGLVGNTSLLLVIFFGGRLVITGVITVGDFVAFISYLYLLTWPMMAVGWVTNLFQRGVTSLTRLDEVMRATPTLEDAPQPVAFPPGPTEISLRNLHFHYEGQEQPALAGVSCVIGAGEIVGLVGRSGSGKSTLCHLLARQYPVADGEIFLNGIDVNRLSLDAVRERVGYVPQDVLLFSDTVAANIGFGNPAASQEQIETAARICRIHQEILGFSEGYQTRIGEKGVKLSGGQRQRIALARAILLDRPLLIIDDSLSAVDLETEQEIIAGLADYLPGRTCLIVSHRIAPLRDAARIMVLEEGRLLAQGKHAELLGTSPFYRTMYHQQQMLYREKDL